CCGGCCGGCCGCACCCAGTGCAATGCCCATTACGGCCACAAGGATGAGCGCACTCAGGTAAGTGAATCCTGACCTGTCCGGCCCGAAGAACCAGGCATCACGGCTGGAGATGAAGGTGTGTACTGTTCTTCGCGCCATGCCGGGTCACCATTCATTGTATGGAGTTCCATCCAGGCTGACCAAGTCGCTCCCGCTGTGCACATCGTAGACACCACCCCCCGGGTCATCTTCCGGCGGGATCAGGATCCACGTTGAACGGGAACGGGTGAAGGGATCCTCGGGAACCTGCCGGATGTATTTTTTCTCCACGAGTTCATCCAGGGAGGATGGGTATTTCCCGTGATCGGCATAGTACTGGTCGATAACATCCCTCAATACGAAAAGGCTCCGGCGAAGAGAGGTTTCCTTGGCCCGGATGATACTTTTCTGGAAGTTCGGCTGGGCGATGGATGCGAGAATACCGATGATCGAGAGAACGATCATCAGTTCGATCAAAGTGTATCCCCCGTGCTTTTGCCTGAAACGGGGCGCGGAAGCGGCAATGGATTCCACGGCCTTATTTTTCTCCTGCAATCGTCGGTCGGTATGAGAGAGAGGTATCCCCCAAAGGGCTACCATTCCTTGTATGGCGTCCCATCGAGGGCGATTTCTTCGCTTTTTGAATAGACGTCATAAACGTCTTGTCCTCCCCAGATCTCACTGTCCGGTTCGTCGAAATAGGACCGCAGGCCCCACTCCCCGTCCTCGGTCATGGGATCCCTGGGTATCCGCCTGAGGAATTTCTTTTTCATCTTGACGGGGCCTTTCAGGTCTACTCCTTCCACGAGCACCTCCAGGTTCTCCGGGTAACCGCTGGCCCCGGCCTTTCGCGGTATTTTGCCCTCGTCCGAAAGGCGCTTGTATTCATCCAGGGCGGTCCGGATGATCCGGAGGTTTTCCCTGAGCTTGAGTTCCTTGCTCCTCTTGTAAGAAATCCGGGACAGGGGCATGATACAAGTGGCCAGAACGGAGAGGATCACGAGTGTGACCAGGAGTTCGATAAGGGTTACCCCGGAAGGTTTGCGAAAGCCCCGGAACATGTTCATCCCCCGATGGCCCAATCCCGTTTCACCACGTGTATATCTTTCCGG
The Deltaproteobacteria bacterium genome window above contains:
- a CDS encoding type II secretion system protein, which codes for MNMFRGFRKPSGVTLIELLVTLVILSVLATCIMPLSRISYKRSKELKLRENLRIIRTALDEYKRLSDEGKIPRKAGASGYPENLEVLVEGVDLKGPVKMKKKFLRRIPRDPMTEDGEWGLRSYFDEPDSEIWGGQDVYDVYSKSEEIALDGTPYKEW
- a CDS encoding type II secretion system protein yields the protein MVALWGIPLSHTDRRLQEKNKAVESIAASAPRFRQKHGGYTLIELMIVLSIIGILASIAQPNFQKSIIRAKETSLRRSLFVLRDVIDQYYADHGKYPSSLDELVEKKYIRQVPEDPFTRSRSTWILIPPEDDPGGGVYDVHSGSDLVSLDGTPYNEW